From a region of the Halomonas sp. HL-93 genome:
- a CDS encoding YihY/virulence factor BrkB family protein, with product MSKLTRGRQAELPHEIPKTGWHDIVWRVVRSARRDRIMLLAAGVAFYALLALFPTIAAVISIWGLFFDPYEASQQLYSLIRLMPPEAAKLIDEQAQDVVDSVDSSNEIGALVGLLVAMFIASKGVSGLIVGLNVVYGERERRNVWQLAVLVTTMTLGLIIMTLLSLGFIALVPMLVDALAVVSPFDRVIDFMRWPALLVMMSAVIALLYRFAPYRRSAKWEWLSVGTMVATLFWLLGSGGLSLYVRYFSNFSELYGSLGAVVVLMFWFLLSAFVVLLGAEINCELERQTRQDTTVGEDRPLGQREAYAADTLGRQHPWHEQDDTLPPSDEPRRD from the coding sequence ATGAGTAAACTCACACGTGGCCGCCAAGCCGAGCTCCCCCATGAAATCCCCAAAACGGGATGGCACGATATTGTCTGGCGCGTTGTGCGGTCGGCCCGCCGTGACCGTATTATGTTATTGGCGGCAGGTGTTGCCTTCTATGCCTTGCTGGCGTTGTTTCCTACCATTGCGGCGGTGATCTCCATTTGGGGACTATTTTTTGATCCCTACGAAGCCAGTCAGCAGCTCTATAGCCTTATCCGATTGATGCCACCTGAAGCCGCCAAGCTCATCGACGAGCAGGCTCAGGACGTGGTGGATAGCGTTGATTCCAGCAATGAAATCGGCGCCTTAGTGGGTTTGCTAGTGGCCATGTTTATTGCCTCCAAAGGCGTCAGTGGCCTGATTGTGGGGCTCAACGTGGTTTACGGCGAGCGTGAGCGGCGCAACGTTTGGCAGTTAGCCGTGCTCGTCACGACGATGACCCTTGGCCTGATCATCATGACCCTGCTAAGCCTGGGGTTTATTGCACTAGTGCCGATGCTGGTGGATGCATTGGCTGTCGTTTCGCCCTTTGATCGGGTGATCGATTTTATGCGCTGGCCTGCGCTGTTGGTGATGATGAGTGCTGTGATAGCGCTGCTTTACCGCTTTGCTCCCTATCGGCGCTCGGCCAAATGGGAGTGGCTAAGCGTCGGTACGATGGTAGCCACGCTTTTTTGGTTACTGGGCTCGGGTGGGTTATCACTATACGTACGCTATTTTTCCAACTTTAGCGAGCTGTACGGCTCCTTAGGCGCCGTGGTGGTGTTAATGTTTTGGTTTTTGCTGTCGGCGTTTGTGGTGTTGCTGGGCGCAGAGATTAACTGCGAACTGGAGCGACAGACGCGCCAAGACACTACGGTGGGAGAGGACCGCCCGTTGGGTCAGCGCGAAGCCTATGCCGCCGACACCCTGGGCCGTCAGCATCCCTGGCACGAGCAGGATGATACCTTGCCCCCGTCAGACGAGCCTCGCCGTGACTAA
- a CDS encoding complex I subunit 5 family protein, with translation MNAVWLPVTALATSLLVTATIFALPEEARRLRTTINLAAAVTKLILVSLMVGRVATGYEDSFSFQVVGNIDFVLRADALGVMFAGLSSLLWLCTTIYAIGYLEGSANRKRFFGFFSLCVASTTGIALADNLFTFLVFYEMLTLSTYPLVVHRGTEQALNAGRVYLRYTLSAGAVLLLGTVLLYTLTGEQSFSSEEGLGDYLTDHRGLLILIYALLVGGLAVKAAMVPLHSWLPRAMVAPAPVSALLHAVAVVKAGAFGILRVIYDLFGIELSIELGVNTALVIAASITIIYGSLRALAQDELKPRLAFSTISQVSYVILGAGLLGPFGTIGALAHLLHQGLMKVTLFFCAGNYAEELGIHRIDDLDGAGRRMPLTSLAFTVGALGMIGLPPVAGFITKWYLGVGAIQAEMYWVVAVLVASSTLNAMYFLPILHRLWFRLGPAHGKGHWPDEQHLGRFETNAWLLWPMVFTALASLGAGLLAGMPFSPLDWATRVANGEYLP, from the coding sequence ATGAATGCGGTATGGCTACCGGTCACTGCTTTGGCCACCTCGCTACTGGTAACGGCTACGATTTTTGCGCTGCCAGAAGAGGCGCGGCGACTGCGTACGACGATTAATTTAGCGGCGGCGGTCACGAAACTTATTTTGGTGAGCCTGATGGTCGGGCGCGTGGCGACGGGATACGAAGATAGCTTTAGCTTTCAAGTCGTCGGCAATATTGATTTCGTGCTGCGTGCGGATGCGCTCGGGGTGATGTTTGCCGGGCTGTCGTCGCTGCTCTGGCTTTGCACCACCATTTACGCGATAGGTTATCTAGAAGGTTCGGCCAACCGGAAGCGTTTTTTCGGCTTTTTCAGCCTGTGTGTGGCGAGTACGACAGGCATCGCCCTAGCGGACAACCTGTTTACCTTTCTAGTTTTCTACGAAATGCTGACGCTCTCCACCTACCCGCTGGTGGTGCATCGGGGAACCGAGCAAGCTCTGAATGCGGGGCGTGTTTATTTACGCTATACGCTAAGCGCTGGCGCCGTGCTGCTGTTGGGCACTGTTCTGCTGTATACCCTTACCGGTGAACAATCCTTCTCGTCGGAGGAGGGCCTGGGCGATTACCTGACCGATCACCGGGGCCTGCTCATCTTGATTTATGCCCTGCTGGTGGGAGGGCTTGCGGTGAAAGCCGCAATGGTGCCCCTCCACAGCTGGTTGCCAAGAGCGATGGTTGCCCCCGCGCCGGTCAGCGCGCTGCTGCATGCGGTGGCGGTCGTAAAAGCAGGTGCTTTCGGCATATTGCGAGTGATTTACGACCTTTTCGGCATTGAGCTCAGTATTGAGCTAGGCGTCAACACGGCCCTGGTGATCGCCGCGTCGATTACGATTATTTATGGCTCGCTAAGAGCGCTTGCTCAGGACGAGTTGAAACCGCGGCTAGCCTTTTCCACGATCAGCCAAGTCTCTTACGTGATTCTAGGTGCGGGTTTATTAGGCCCCTTTGGCACGATTGGCGCGTTGGCGCATTTACTGCACCAAGGCTTAATGAAAGTGACGCTGTTCTTTTGCGCGGGTAATTATGCCGAAGAACTGGGCATCCATCGCATTGACGACTTGGACGGGGCAGGGCGGCGCATGCCGCTCACCAGTCTTGCGTTTACCGTTGGGGCGCTGGGCATGATCGGGTTGCCACCGGTGGCGGGGTTTATTACCAAGTGGTATCTCGGGGTCGGCGCCATCCAGGCTGAAATGTACTGGGTGGTCGCCGTTCTGGTAGCGAGCAGTACGCTCAACGCGATGTATTTTTTGCCGATTTTGCACCGCCTTTGGTTCCGTTTAGGCCCGGCGCATGGCAAAGGTCACTGGCCGGATGAGCAGCACTTAGGGCGTTTTGAAACCAATGCATGGCTGCTTTGGCCCATGGTGTTTACCGCCCTGGCGAGCCTGGGGGCAGGGTTGTTGGCAGGCATGCCGTTTAGCCCGTTGGACTGGGCGACCCGCGTCGCCAACGGGGAGTATCTGCCATGA
- a CDS encoding complex I subunit 5 family protein, whose amino-acid sequence MMWRFGLLESTFAPLVATHWALGVALASPLLLGLMAALLPPKRAWPVALACLSVLASGLGLLFAFEQSGVLRWQWELAGISLSLRLSGLSVLLLLTTQWIGCAAALYTPGMLRLGDPEPLSRWLWPLMGVLLSALTLIWLATDLLTLYVALEVMGLAAVGMLMLSGKAAALLAGMRYLLLALVGSLAYLLGVALVLGEWERLDLQGLAEVIEPGPVAWIAAALMGAGLALKAALFPLHGWLSPVHSTAWTPVSALHAALVIKASLFILLQLWSILLPDTFFAPHVIAWLGMLAIVWGGVLAWRTDSLKTLVASSTVAQLGYLMVIFPLLLGPDIAPLPRALAWEGFWLQLMGHAFAKAAMFMAAGNLMLATGESTLKGLAGTSRRLPLSLLVFGIAAVTLMGLPPSSGFTAKWLLLEAMVRTQQWWAIGALLTGSLLTAAYVFRMFRYSFDETAPRHRYQPLAPGMDLIALTLAFTAFALGLLAHFPLTLLHGGGV is encoded by the coding sequence CGTTGGGCGTAGCGCTTGCTTCTCCGTTGCTGCTGGGGTTGATGGCAGCGCTATTGCCGCCTAAACGGGCATGGCCTGTCGCACTGGCTTGTCTGTCCGTTTTGGCGTCGGGGCTGGGGCTATTATTCGCTTTTGAGCAGTCGGGGGTGCTGCGATGGCAGTGGGAATTGGCTGGTATCAGCCTTTCACTGCGCTTGAGCGGACTCAGCGTTTTGTTGCTATTAACTACCCAGTGGATTGGTTGTGCTGCGGCACTCTACACCCCTGGGATGCTACGACTAGGCGATCCTGAGCCGCTGTCGCGCTGGCTATGGCCATTGATGGGGGTGCTCTTAAGCGCGCTCACATTGATCTGGCTGGCCACCGACTTGCTGACGCTCTACGTGGCGTTGGAGGTAATGGGGTTGGCCGCAGTAGGCATGCTGATGCTGTCGGGAAAGGCGGCGGCGCTACTTGCAGGCATGCGCTACTTGCTACTGGCGCTGGTGGGGTCGCTTGCTTATCTACTGGGTGTGGCGTTGGTGTTGGGGGAGTGGGAGCGGTTGGATCTTCAGGGGCTGGCAGAAGTAATCGAGCCAGGACCCGTGGCATGGATCGCCGCCGCGCTGATGGGGGCAGGCTTAGCCTTGAAAGCCGCCCTGTTCCCGCTTCATGGGTGGCTCTCTCCAGTGCACAGCACTGCTTGGACACCGGTAAGCGCTCTGCACGCCGCTCTGGTGATCAAGGCCTCGCTGTTTATTCTACTCCAGCTGTGGAGCATTCTGCTGCCAGACACGTTCTTTGCCCCGCATGTCATCGCGTGGCTGGGCATGCTGGCGATTGTCTGGGGAGGCGTACTGGCGTGGCGCACTGATTCGTTGAAAACCCTAGTGGCGTCCTCAACCGTGGCACAGTTGGGGTACCTGATGGTGATTTTCCCATTGCTGTTGGGGCCGGACATCGCACCATTACCCCGCGCGTTAGCCTGGGAGGGCTTTTGGTTGCAGCTAATGGGCCACGCCTTTGCCAAAGCAGCGATGTTTATGGCCGCTGGTAACCTGATGCTGGCTACGGGGGAGAGCACGCTTAAAGGCTTGGCGGGTACCAGCCGTCGGTTGCCGCTTTCTCTGTTAGTGTTTGGTATTGCTGCCGTGACGTTGATGGGGCTGCCGCCAAGCTCAGGCTTCACCGCCAAGTGGCTGTTGCTTGAGGCGATGGTCAGGACCCAGCAGTGGTGGGCGATTGGCGCGTTGTTAACCGGCTCGCTACTGACCGCGGCCTATGTGTTTCGCATGTTTCGCTACTCGTTTGATGAAACGGCACCGCGCCACCGTTACCAGCCACTGGCACCGGGGATGGATCTTATCGCGCTGACGCTTGCTTTCACTGCGTTTGCGCTTGGTTTACTGGCGCACTTCCCCTTAACGCTGTTGCATGGGGGTGGCGTATGA
- a CDS encoding PhoH family protein, which translates to MVRLDKKATRLYVLDTNVLIHDPAALYHFDEHDVVIPMTVLEELDKHKNGIREIARTARQISRTLSDLTSQVTFDEIQQGIPIPRITGESGRLHFLCYNDLQSFSSLEDSPDNRILAETCRLRDERPDASVILITKDINLRVKAAALKVPVEDYLNDRAFDDSDAMIEGAQVYTSAGQHGASLWEALNVDVTVERIDHHTFYQLSGDMPRHWHVGMLVSDSENGAEFEAIIRELSPSSARLQLLTNYRHHAGVWGVHAHDSRQNFTLNLLMDPEIDLVTIAGNAGTGKTFMTLAAAFQQTLDQKQFERIVFTRAPIPMGEDIGFLPGTEEEKMSPWMGAFHDNMDNLLRNEEGESTWDNGATRQLIGSRVQIRAPSFMRGRTLNDTFLIIDEAQNFTPKQLKSLVTRAGRNTKIVCLGNVGQIDTPYLTANTCGMAAVVEKFRDWPHAGHITLKSVERSRLALAAEELL; encoded by the coding sequence ATGGTACGACTCGATAAGAAAGCAACCAGGCTTTACGTGCTGGACACCAATGTCCTGATTCATGACCCCGCCGCGCTCTACCACTTTGATGAGCACGATGTCGTTATCCCCATGACCGTACTGGAGGAGCTGGACAAGCACAAAAACGGTATTCGCGAAATCGCCCGCACGGCCCGCCAGATCAGCCGTACACTCTCGGATTTAACCAGCCAGGTAACGTTCGACGAAATTCAGCAAGGCATCCCGATCCCGCGCATTACCGGAGAATCCGGCCGCCTACACTTTCTTTGCTATAACGACCTTCAGTCCTTTAGCTCTCTGGAAGACAGCCCTGACAACCGCATTCTGGCGGAAACCTGCCGACTTCGCGACGAACGTCCCGATGCGTCGGTCATTCTGATTACCAAAGATATCAACCTGCGCGTAAAGGCGGCGGCGCTAAAGGTTCCCGTCGAGGATTACCTGAATGACCGGGCGTTTGACGATAGCGACGCCATGATTGAAGGCGCCCAAGTCTACACCTCGGCAGGCCAACACGGCGCTTCGCTTTGGGAAGCACTGAATGTGGACGTGACCGTCGAGCGAATCGACCATCACACTTTTTATCAACTGAGTGGCGACATGCCGCGGCACTGGCATGTGGGCATGCTGGTATCGGATAGCGAAAACGGCGCCGAGTTTGAGGCCATTATCCGCGAACTCTCGCCGTCATCGGCACGCCTACAGCTGCTGACTAACTATCGCCACCATGCGGGTGTCTGGGGGGTTCATGCCCACGACAGCCGGCAAAACTTCACCCTTAACCTACTGATGGATCCAGAGATAGACCTCGTCACCATCGCGGGTAACGCGGGAACCGGCAAAACCTTTATGACGCTGGCTGCCGCTTTTCAGCAAACCCTCGACCAAAAGCAGTTCGAACGTATTGTGTTCACCCGCGCGCCTATTCCCATGGGCGAAGATATCGGCTTTCTACCCGGCACCGAGGAGGAAAAAATGTCGCCGTGGATGGGCGCTTTCCACGACAACATGGACAACCTGCTGCGCAATGAAGAAGGCGAGTCCACCTGGGATAACGGCGCCACACGGCAGCTGATTGGTTCGCGGGTACAGATCCGCGCGCCCAGCTTCATGCGCGGGCGCACCCTCAACGATACCTTCCTGATCATTGACGAGGCACAGAACTTCACCCCCAAACAGCTTAAATCCCTGGTCACCCGGGCCGGGCGTAATACCAAGATCGTCTGCCTGGGCAACGTCGGACAAATCGACACGCCCTACCTGACCGCCAACACCTGCGGCATGGCCGCTGTGGTGGAGAAGTTCCGCGACTGGCCACATGCTGGGCATATCACGCTGAAAAGCGTCGAGCGTTCGCGTCTGGCATTGGCCGCCGAAGAGCTTCTTTAA
- the ybaK gene encoding Cys-tRNA(Pro) deacylase has translation MTPAINSAKHAGIGFQVHEYQHDTSAESYGLEAAEKLGVAAAQVFKTLVVTLDGKQLAVGIVPVTGQLNLKKIAKAAGAKKAAMADPDEVERATGYVLGGVSPLGQKKRLATFLDASAEGFATLYVSAGRRGLEIELSPQDLLSLSQAQLAPIAV, from the coding sequence ATGACACCAGCGATTAATAGTGCAAAACATGCAGGCATTGGGTTTCAGGTCCATGAATATCAACACGATACATCGGCCGAGTCCTACGGTCTGGAGGCGGCTGAAAAGCTGGGTGTTGCCGCCGCGCAAGTATTTAAAACCCTAGTCGTGACGTTAGATGGCAAGCAACTGGCGGTAGGCATTGTGCCGGTTACAGGGCAGCTAAACTTAAAAAAGATCGCCAAGGCGGCGGGGGCTAAAAAAGCTGCCATGGCTGATCCTGACGAGGTGGAGCGTGCCACGGGATATGTACTGGGCGGAGTCAGCCCGCTGGGCCAAAAAAAGCGTTTAGCCACTTTTCTGGATGCCTCTGCCGAAGGCTTTGCTACGCTGTATGTCAGCGCAGGTCGGCGAGGTCTTGAAATTGAACTATCGCCCCAAGATCTGCTGTCACTTAGCCAGGCGCAACTAGCACCTATTGCGGTTTGA
- a CDS encoding complex I subunit 5 family protein, producing MMTLLLALTMLWPLGVAGAVVWQVYRTPAVTRRYFPLLWLSAAWPAVLLAFAGEAQWSVDVWMLGGQWELNSLTRPWLAFTALLWSLAAVHARGYFAAEQARAQSGDQSARYRLVRLSLLWPLTLLGNVILIVAQDIASFYLGFALMTFAAYALVVHSGTEQARLGARVYLILAIIGEGLVIGGFLWAAGEAETLTLQGVRDGILAAEQGAWMAAVLWLGFGVKAGVIGLHVWLPLAHPVAPAPASAVLSGAMIKAGLLGWISVLPLGDQQMPAALTQFGHIMLAAGLAAAYLAALYGVFQRHPKAVLAYSSISQMGMLTALVAMGLAAPDVWSLLWPGVVLFAAHHALAKGTLFMGTSISEHLPRWPLPLVWMLLALPGVSLTGAIAAGLISKWGVKSPLDEMHHGTLIKLLGWAAVGTAALVSVALWRQWQQRESGGSNRWQWGAWLLGIAFALTTPLWLPLPADSVGIPPIKKWLGIMWPLPVGVALTAIGWILLRQRKSKVPPAGDLWWLYAGVIGKALLPIRRFSRWCGELKASSVVASQRTESAFMDHLTRLSGAEHWMRHHASGLMMVLAVLLAALLMWEGAR from the coding sequence ATGATGACGCTGCTGTTGGCGCTGACCATGCTCTGGCCGCTGGGTGTGGCTGGGGCGGTGGTTTGGCAGGTTTACCGGACACCCGCTGTGACACGGCGCTACTTTCCGCTGCTGTGGCTGAGCGCTGCCTGGCCAGCGGTGTTGTTAGCCTTCGCTGGAGAGGCCCAATGGAGTGTTGATGTCTGGATGTTGGGGGGACAATGGGAGTTGAACTCACTTACCCGTCCGTGGCTGGCCTTCACTGCCCTGCTATGGAGTTTGGCAGCCGTGCATGCCAGAGGGTATTTCGCCGCTGAGCAGGCGCGCGCTCAAAGCGGTGATCAATCTGCTCGCTACCGGTTGGTACGTTTATCGCTGCTGTGGCCGTTGACCCTACTCGGCAATGTGATTCTGATCGTGGCACAGGATATCGCCAGTTTTTATCTAGGCTTTGCGCTGATGACATTTGCTGCTTACGCCTTAGTGGTGCACAGCGGCACCGAGCAGGCTCGTCTGGGGGCCCGGGTGTACCTCATTTTAGCGATCATCGGGGAAGGGCTGGTGATAGGCGGTTTTCTATGGGCCGCGGGCGAAGCGGAAACGCTCACTCTGCAAGGCGTGCGCGATGGGATTTTGGCGGCTGAACAGGGCGCCTGGATGGCTGCGGTGCTATGGCTGGGGTTTGGCGTAAAGGCGGGCGTTATTGGCCTGCATGTGTGGTTGCCGCTAGCGCATCCGGTGGCCCCTGCCCCTGCAAGCGCAGTACTGAGCGGCGCAATGATAAAAGCGGGCTTGCTTGGGTGGATAAGTGTACTGCCATTAGGCGACCAACAGATGCCAGCAGCTCTCACCCAATTTGGACATATAATGTTGGCCGCAGGACTTGCAGCCGCCTATTTAGCAGCGCTCTACGGCGTATTCCAGCGCCACCCCAAAGCGGTATTGGCCTATTCCAGCATCAGTCAAATGGGCATGCTAACGGCGCTGGTGGCCATGGGGTTGGCTGCCCCGGACGTTTGGTCACTGTTGTGGCCAGGGGTGGTGCTGTTTGCCGCCCACCATGCGCTTGCCAAAGGCACGTTGTTTATGGGCACTAGTATTAGTGAACATCTGCCACGTTGGCCGCTGCCGCTCGTTTGGATGCTGCTGGCACTGCCAGGGGTATCACTTACAGGTGCCATCGCGGCGGGGCTGATAAGCAAGTGGGGAGTCAAAAGCCCGCTTGACGAGATGCATCATGGAACGCTGATCAAGCTTCTCGGCTGGGCTGCCGTTGGGACTGCCGCGCTGGTCAGCGTTGCACTTTGGCGACAGTGGCAGCAGCGTGAGTCAGGGGGAAGCAATCGCTGGCAGTGGGGGGCTTGGTTATTGGGTATCGCGTTCGCATTAACCACGCCCCTGTGGCTGCCGCTTCCTGCTGATAGCGTTGGCATCCCGCCCATTAAAAAGTGGCTGGGTATTATGTGGCCGCTACCCGTGGGCGTTGCGTTAACAGCCATTGGGTGGATATTGTTGCGACAGCGTAAAAGTAAAGTACCGCCCGCGGGTGACCTGTGGTGGCTATACGCCGGTGTCATCGGCAAGGCGTTGTTACCCATACGCCGCTTTAGCCGCTGGTGTGGCGAGTTGAAGGCGTCGAGCGTGGTAGCTTCGCAAAGAACCGAGAGTGCTTTCATGGATCATCTGACGCGCCTGTCGGGCGCGGAGCATTGGATGCGTCACCATGCCAGTGGTTTGATGATGGTGCTTGCCGTATTACTTGCGGCGTTACTAATGTGGGAGGGCGCTCGATGA
- the dbpA gene encoding ATP-dependent RNA helicase DbpA: MSDTSFASLALPSALASNLDSLGYHHMTPVQAQSLPPMLAGRDVMAQAKTGSGKTAAFGLALLAGLRVDAYAVQGLVLCPTRELADQVAEELRRLARGMPNVKILTLCGGAPLGPQLSSLDHGAHLVVGTPGRIEEHLRKGSLTLGSLATLVLDEADRMLDMGFQDTIDAIIADTPADRQTLLFSATFPDEQASGGLAAMTRGVMHDPVTVKVAETHDATTIDQHFYTVANEAARFAALQQLLLVNRPTTSVVFCNTKRETQAVADQLVDAGFSAVALHGGLEQKDRDRILVLFANQSASILVATDVAARGLDIAQLDAVFNYQIARELDVHVHRVGRTGRAGASGIACTLVTPQEAYRLERLADVLGASLATEPLPKASNTTPFEPPMATLQLAGGKKDKLRPGDILGALTSEGGLRGDQVGKIKVLARSAYVAVASDRVQHAQAKLERDKLKGRAFRVRRIRY; encoded by the coding sequence GTGTCAGACACTTCTTTTGCTTCACTGGCGTTGCCGAGCGCACTTGCCAGTAATCTCGACTCCCTTGGTTATCACCACATGACGCCGGTTCAGGCGCAAAGCCTCCCACCCATGTTGGCAGGCCGTGATGTGATGGCCCAAGCCAAAACCGGTTCGGGTAAAACAGCCGCCTTTGGTCTGGCGTTGCTGGCCGGATTGCGCGTTGACGCCTATGCGGTTCAGGGGCTGGTGCTGTGCCCCACGCGGGAGTTGGCCGACCAAGTGGCTGAGGAGTTACGCCGCTTGGCCCGGGGGATGCCAAACGTAAAAATCCTCACGTTATGCGGTGGCGCACCGCTGGGTCCACAGCTTTCATCATTGGATCACGGCGCGCATCTTGTAGTGGGCACGCCGGGACGCATTGAAGAGCATCTGCGCAAAGGCTCGCTGACGCTGGGTTCTCTGGCTACCCTGGTGCTGGATGAAGCCGACCGTATGCTGGATATGGGCTTTCAGGACACCATTGACGCCATTATTGCCGACACCCCGGCCGACCGCCAAACGCTGCTTTTTAGCGCAACCTTCCCCGATGAGCAGGCGTCGGGCGGCCTGGCGGCGATGACGCGCGGTGTGATGCACGACCCGGTGACGGTCAAAGTGGCCGAAACCCACGATGCCACCACCATCGACCAGCATTTTTATACGGTTGCCAACGAAGCCGCCCGTTTTGCCGCACTTCAACAGTTGCTGTTAGTAAACCGGCCAACCACCAGCGTGGTGTTTTGCAATACCAAGCGGGAAACCCAGGCGGTGGCGGACCAACTGGTCGACGCCGGCTTTAGCGCCGTGGCGCTCCACGGCGGTTTAGAGCAGAAAGACCGCGACCGCATTCTGGTGCTGTTTGCCAACCAAAGCGCGTCTATTTTAGTGGCCACTGACGTAGCGGCCCGGGGGCTGGATATTGCCCAGTTGGATGCCGTCTTCAACTACCAAATTGCCCGTGAGCTGGATGTTCACGTTCACCGTGTTGGCCGCACCGGGCGAGCTGGGGCGAGCGGCATTGCCTGCACCCTGGTGACGCCCCAGGAAGCCTATCGCCTGGAACGTTTAGCCGACGTGTTGGGGGCATCGCTGGCTACTGAGCCACTGCCCAAGGCATCCAATACCACACCGTTTGAGCCGCCCATGGCCACCCTGCAGCTGGCAGGTGGCAAGAAAGACAAGTTACGGCCGGGCGATATTCTGGGCGCACTGACCAGCGAAGGTGGCTTGCGCGGGGATCAGGTGGGCAAGATAAAAGTGCTTGCCCGCAGCGCCTACGTGGCGGTGGCAAGCGATAGGGTTCAGCACGCACAGGCAAAGCTCGAGCGTGATAAATTAAAAGGGCGAGCCTTTCGCGTTCGTCGCATTCGCTATTAA
- a CDS encoding DUF3008 family protein, with protein sequence MPAKSKAQQKAAGAALSAKRGETKPSELVGASKDMYDSMDEDELEEMAGTTRKGKPSKKDS encoded by the coding sequence ATGCCAGCCAAGTCAAAAGCACAGCAAAAAGCCGCCGGTGCCGCACTCTCCGCCAAACGCGGTGAAACCAAGCCCAGCGAACTCGTCGGCGCCTCCAAGGATATGTACGACTCCATGGACGAGGACGAGCTGGAGGAGATGGCCGGCACAACGCGTAAGGGCAAGCCGTCAAAGAAAGACAGTTAA